In Numenius arquata chromosome 3, bNumArq3.hap1.1, whole genome shotgun sequence, one genomic interval encodes:
- the LOC141463262 gene encoding LOW QUALITY PROTEIN: 5-hydroxytryptamine receptor 5A-like (The sequence of the model RefSeq protein was modified relative to this genomic sequence to represent the inferred CDS: substituted 1 base at 1 genomic stop codon), translating into MGVRSGGPGRGLRWRPAAEGSPAWAPARRQRGREGGECWCAGVVRGXAPVPGMAETLSPCTPRGQCQANMGANTSSANVDANSSSAASALEGSSAWRGREPFSIFTILILTLLVLLTVATFLWNLLVLATILRVKAFHRVPHNLVASTAVSDVLVAALVMPLSLVKELSAGRRWRLGRELCLVWVCFDVLCCTASIWNVTAIALDRYWSITRHLEYTLLTRRRISNVMIALTWALSAAISLAPLFGWGETYSPEQERCQVSQEPSYTIVSTGGAFYLPLCVVLFVYWKIYKAAKFRMGSRRRNAVVPLPEAPQVKEASHEPQMVFTARHAAITFQTDGETWREQKEKKAALMVGILIGVFVLCWIPFFITELISPLCSCNIPPIWKSIFLWLGYSNSFFNPLIYTAFNKNYNNAFKNLFVKQR; encoded by the exons ATGGGCGTGAGGAGCGgcgggcccgggcg CGGGCTGCGGTGGCGACCAGCCGCTGAGGGAAGCCCGGCGTGGGCTCCTGCTcgccggcagcggggccgggaaGGGGGAGAGTGCTGGTGTGCGGGAGTAGTGAGGGGCTGAGCTCCTGTCCCGGGCATGGCGGAGACCCTGAGCCCCTGCACCCCACGGGGACAGTGTCAGGCCAACATGGGTGCCAACACCTCGTCGGCCAACGTGGATGCCAACTCCTCCTCGGCTGCCTCCGCGCTGGAGGGCAGCAGTGCGTGGAGGGGCCGTGAGCCCTTCTCCATCTTCACCATCCTCATCCTGACCCTGCTGGTGCTCCTGACTGTGGCCACCTTTCTCTGGAACCTGCTGGTGTTAGCGACCATCCTGCGAGTGAAGGCTTTCCACCGGGTGCCCCACAACCTCGTGGCCTCCACGGCGGTGTCGGATGTGCTGGTGGCAGCCCTGGTGATGCCGCTGAGCTTGGTGAAGGAGCTGTCAGCTGGGCGGCGTTGGCGGCTGGGCCGGGAGCTATGCCTCGTGTGGGTCTGCTTCGATGTGCTGTGCTGCACGGCCAGCATCTGGAACGTCACCGCCATCGCCCTGGACCGCTACTGGTCCATCACCCGCCACCTGGAGTACACGTTGCTCACCCGCCGCCGCATCTCCAACGTCATGATCGCTCTCACCTGGGCACTCTCCGCCGCCATTTCTCTTGCCCCCCTCTTCGGCTGGGGGGAGACCTACAGCCCTGAGCAGGAACGCTGCCAGGTCAGCCAGGAGCCCTCCTACACCATCGTCTCCACCGGCGGGGCTTTCTACCTGCCCCTCTGCGTGGTGCTCTTCGTCTACTGGAAGATCTACAAGGCGGCCAAGTTCCGCATGGGGAGCCGCAGGAGGAACGCAGTGGTGCCCCTGCCCGAGGCTCCCCAG gtgaaggaagcttcgcaTGAACCACAGATGGTGTTTACAGCTCGTCATGCAGCTATCACTTTCCAGACAGATGGAGAAACATGgagagaacagaaagagaaaaaggcagcTCTGATGGTTGGCATCTTAATTGGAGTTTTTGTACTGTGCTGGATCCCTTTCTTCATCACAGAATTAATAAGTCCTCTCTGTTCCTGCAACATCCCACCCATCTGGAAAAGCATCTTTCTTTGGCTTGGCTACTCCAACTCTTTCTTTAATCCTCTCATATATACAGCATTTAACAAAAATTACAACAACGCCTTCAAGAACCTTTTTGTAAAGCAGAGATAA
- the DDX18 gene encoding ATP-dependent RNA helicase DDX18 produces MSVSVAAGNLPMRLLHRKIHKRNLKLRQRNLKQREAEGAAEAASQAAPEEEVEEAAAGAASDAAGAADAAGPRGGEEKKRKKKKKRKAAANAENDTESKKVKTEESECAEVEDADQQDSGEKEGEEEKEGEEDEVPSLPLGVTGAFEDNSFTSLAGLVSENTLKGINDMGFTHMTEIQHKSIKPLLEGRDILAAAKTGSGKTLAFLIPAVELIYKLKFMPRNGTGVVILSPTRELAMQTYGVLKELMNHHVHTYGLIMGGSNRSAEAQKLGNGINIIVATPGRLLDHMQNTPGFMYKNLQCLVIDEADRILEVGFEEEMKQIIKLLPKRRQTMLFSATQTRKVEDLAKISLKKEPLYVGVDDNKETATVDGLEQGYVVCPSEKRFLLLFTFLKKNRKKKLMVFFSSCMSVKYHYELLNYIDLPVLAIHGKQKQTKRTTTFFQFCNAESGILLCTDVAARGLDIPEVDWIVQYDPPDDPKEYIHRVGRTARGINGRGHALLILRPEELGFLRYLKQARVPLSEFEFSWSKISDIQSQLEKLIEKNYFLHKSAQEAYKAYIRAYDSHSLKQIYDVNNLDLPKVSLSFGFKVPPFVDLNVNSNHGRRLQKRGGGGGFGYQKSKNVHKAKIFKHISKKSDSRQFSR; encoded by the exons ATGTCGGTGTCTGTGGCCGCGGGCAACCTGCCCATGCGGCTGCTGCACAGGAAGATCCACAAGCGCAACCTGAAGCTGCGGCAGCGCAACCTGAAGCAGCGGGAGGCGGAGGGCGCAG CCGAGGCGGCATCGCAGGCAGccccggaggaggaggtggaggaggcggcggccggagcggccTCGGACGCTGCCGGTGCTGCCGATGCGgccggtccccgcggcggggaggagaagaagaggaagaagaagaagaagaggaaagcgGCGGCTAATGCGGAAAACG atacagaaagtaaaaaagtgaaaactgaagaaagtGAATGTGCGGAGGTAGAAGATGCAGATCAGCAGGATTCCGGagagaaagaaggggaagaggagaaggagggggaggaggatgaagtGCCCAGTTTACCACTAGGTGTAACAG GTGCTTTTGAAGACAATTCTTTTACTTCCTTGGCTGGTCTTGTCAGTGAGAATACACTGAAAGGCATAAATGACATGGGTTTTACGCATATGACCGAAATTCAGCATAAAAGTATTAAGCCCCTTCTGGAAGGCAG GGATATTTTAGCAGCTGCAAAAACAGGCAGTGGCAAGACACTTGCGTTTCTTATTCCTGCAGTAGAGCTCATCTACAAGTTAAAATTCATGCCTAGGAACG GAACGGGTGTTGTTATTCTTTCTCCTACTCGAGAGCTTGCTATGCAAACCTATGGAGTTCTTAAAGAACTTATGAATCATCATGTGCACACCTATGGTCTGATAATGGGGGGCAGTAACAGATCAGCAGAAGCACAGAAACTTGGAAATGGAATCAACATCATTGTAGCAACACCAGGAAGACTGCTGGATCATATGCAG AACACTCCAGGTTTCATGTACAAGAACTTGCAGTGTTTGGTAATTGATGAGGCGGATCGTATCTTGGAGGTTGGatttgaagaagaaatgaaacagaTCATAAAACTTCTGCCAA aacgCAGACAGACGATGCTTTTTTCTGCCACACAAACCAGAAAGGTTGAAGATCTGGCAAAGATTTCTCTGAAGAAAGAGCCACTATATGTTGGGGTTGATGATAACAAGGAGACAGCAACAGTAGATGGTCTTGAACAG GGGTATGTAGTGTGTCCATCTGAAAAAAGATTCCTTTTGCTCTTCACATTCCTTAAGAAGAACCGGAAGAAGAAactaatggtatttttttcttcatgtatgtCAGTGAAGTACCATTATGAATTACTCAACTATATTGATCTGCCTGTTTTGGCCATTCAT ggcaagcaaaaacaaaccaaacgtACTACAACATTTTTCCAGTTCTGTAATGCAGAATCTGGGATACTGCTGTGCACTGACGTGGCTGCCAGAGGACTGGATATTCCTGAAGTTGACTGGATTGTCCAGTATGACCCTCCAGATGATCCAAAA GAATATATTCATCGTGTTGGTAGAACTGCCAGAGGCATAAATGGTAGAGGACACGCTCTGCTCATTTTACGACCAGAAGAACTGGGCTTTCTTCGTTACCTAAAGCAAGCCAGG gtacccCTAAGTGAATTTGAATTTTCATGGTCAAAAATTTCAGACATCCAGTCTCAG CTGGAGAAACTGATTGAAAAGAACTACTTCCTTCACAAGTCAGCCCAGGAAGCCTACAAAGCTTACATTAGAGCTTATGACTCCCATTCTCTGAAGCAGATCTATGATGTCAATAACTTGGATCTTCCCAAAGTCAGCCTTTCATTTGGCTTTAAAGTTCCTCCGTTTGTCGACCTCA ATGTTAACAGCAACCATGGCAGAAGACTACAGAAaagaggtggaggtggaggattTGGTTACCAGAAATCAAAGAACGTCCACAAAGCTAAAATCTTCAAACACATCAGCAAGAAATCGGACAGTCGGCAGTTTTCTCGTTAA